In Rahnella variigena, one DNA window encodes the following:
- a CDS encoding virulence factor SrfB: MLATLIDFKPAVTLIQNSSVQFLDFGLNPVGASPHAGRFVRHSVNGPLLRLSYDTLSERFTLPAENGGEPELVRPEMTVSLEHSLQVMDNVWLPLPFMRFSPPRVFTNSPANWARVQIKRLPAPDEAGNTLRLCIAFDTKVHADDSATAQLALTTRDVRDGSRFALAWHNHEISEFLDETWVDGWLREVFVHYATNQEKRSAGDISNAMKAFEYQAHFLNILEMLGTQLEIPEVQIVTETLSNAPVPVDLILDVGNTHTCGVILEDHGPKNAGLQQSAELQIRSLTEPQLISEPLFTSRLEFNEAKFGKHHFSMESGRDEAFVWPSFARVGDEARLLATRRLGTEGASGISSPRRYLWDDAPSDQAWRFSQLTGKTPREPRAIALPLMNLMNDDGQPLYSLPPDERLPVFSPNYSRSSLMTIMLCELLAQALAQINSVGHRQSMGLTHAPRQLRDIVLTLPSAMPKQEREIFRQRVQEAVKLVWKSLGWQPKDDDMLPGSGSRATVVPLPKVQMEWDEATCGQLVWLYNEVINNYAGHAEVFFQSLARPDRQLASDEPQGRTLRVASVDIGGGTTDMAITQYQLDDGAGSNVKITPNLLFREGFKIAGDDILLDVIRHCILPALENTLQKAGVTDAARVMNKLFGDAALDGSRATLRQQVTLQLFIPLGHAILASWENSDPHDNSALFEGRFGELIPRQPTQNVINYIHQTIQPLLPADAQPFDVLDVPLLVELASLKEALLTGRFSLTAPLQALCEVINHYCCDVLLVTGRPSCFPGVQALLRYQQPVPVNRIVWLDSYQIHERFPFGQQGRVVNPKSTAALGAMLCSLAMDLRLPGFNFKTADIQAYSTIRYLGVLEGNQTLNAENVWYAQVDLDCPTARLDENLSFPVRGDICLGFRQLADTRWPATPLYQLKINTPALAKRIAGDGILQVRLQYDQQNGGFSLAHATMQDGSPLPEGAVSLKLNTLASSYNGENHYWIDSGNVYLK, encoded by the coding sequence ATGCTGGCAACTCTTATCGACTTCAAACCGGCCGTTACCCTCATCCAGAACAGCAGCGTGCAGTTTCTGGATTTCGGCCTGAATCCGGTGGGCGCAAGCCCGCACGCGGGTCGCTTTGTGCGTCACAGCGTCAATGGCCCGCTGCTGCGTCTCAGCTACGATACGTTGTCTGAGCGCTTCACCCTGCCCGCTGAAAACGGCGGCGAGCCGGAACTTGTCCGCCCGGAGATGACGGTTTCTCTGGAACATTCTTTGCAGGTGATGGACAACGTCTGGCTGCCGCTGCCTTTTATGCGTTTTAGTCCGCCGCGCGTATTCACCAACAGCCCTGCGAACTGGGCGCGCGTGCAGATTAAACGCCTGCCTGCGCCGGATGAAGCCGGTAACACCCTGCGTTTGTGTATTGCTTTCGACACCAAAGTTCATGCCGATGACAGCGCCACCGCACAGCTGGCTCTCACCACCCGTGATGTACGCGACGGCAGCCGCTTTGCACTGGCGTGGCACAATCATGAAATCAGTGAGTTTCTGGATGAAACCTGGGTCGATGGCTGGTTGCGTGAAGTGTTTGTTCACTATGCCACCAATCAGGAAAAGCGCAGCGCGGGTGATATCAGTAACGCCATGAAAGCCTTCGAGTATCAGGCACACTTCCTCAATATTCTCGAAATGCTTGGTACCCAGCTTGAGATCCCGGAAGTTCAGATCGTCACGGAAACCCTGAGCAATGCGCCGGTTCCGGTGGACTTGATCCTTGATGTGGGCAACACGCATACCTGCGGCGTGATCCTTGAAGATCATGGTCCGAAAAATGCCGGATTACAGCAAAGCGCCGAGCTGCAAATCCGCTCACTGACGGAGCCGCAACTCATCAGCGAACCGCTGTTTACCAGCCGTCTGGAATTCAACGAAGCCAAATTTGGCAAACACCATTTTTCAATGGAAAGTGGCCGCGATGAGGCGTTCGTCTGGCCGTCTTTTGCCCGCGTGGGCGATGAAGCGCGCCTGCTGGCAACGCGCCGTCTGGGAACCGAAGGTGCCAGCGGGATTTCCAGCCCGCGCCGTTATCTGTGGGATGATGCCCCCTCGGATCAGGCGTGGCGCTTCAGTCAGCTGACGGGTAAAACGCCGCGTGAGCCTCGTGCCATCGCGTTACCGCTGATGAATCTGATGAATGATGACGGGCAGCCCTTGTACAGCCTGCCACCGGATGAACGTCTGCCGGTGTTTTCGCCCAACTACAGCCGCAGTTCGCTGATGACGATCATGCTGTGTGAGCTGCTGGCTCAGGCACTGGCGCAAATCAACAGCGTCGGCCACCGTCAGAGCATGGGGCTGACTCACGCACCGCGCCAGCTGCGCGATATCGTCCTGACGCTGCCTTCTGCCATGCCCAAACAGGAGCGGGAGATTTTCCGCCAGCGGGTGCAGGAAGCGGTAAAACTGGTCTGGAAATCCCTCGGCTGGCAGCCCAAAGATGACGATATGCTGCCCGGTTCCGGCAGCCGCGCCACCGTGGTTCCTTTACCAAAAGTACAAATGGAATGGGACGAAGCCACCTGTGGCCAGCTGGTCTGGTTGTATAACGAAGTCATCAATAATTATGCCGGTCATGCGGAGGTGTTTTTCCAAAGCCTTGCGCGCCCTGACCGGCAGCTTGCCAGTGATGAACCGCAGGGACGCACCCTGCGTGTGGCGTCTGTGGATATCGGCGGCGGCACCACGGATATGGCGATCACCCAGTATCAGCTCGACGACGGCGCGGGAAGCAATGTCAAAATCACGCCAAATCTGCTGTTCCGTGAAGGGTTCAAAATTGCCGGGGACGACATTCTGCTGGACGTGATCCGCCACTGCATTCTTCCGGCACTGGAAAATACCCTGCAAAAAGCCGGAGTGACTGATGCCGCGCGCGTCATGAATAAGCTGTTCGGCGATGCCGCCCTCGACGGAAGTCGCGCCACGCTGCGCCAGCAGGTCACATTGCAGCTGTTTATTCCTCTCGGTCACGCCATTCTCGCCAGCTGGGAAAACAGCGATCCGCATGATAACAGCGCGCTGTTTGAAGGCCGGTTCGGTGAGCTGATCCCCCGCCAGCCGACGCAGAATGTGATCAATTATATCCATCAGACCATCCAGCCGCTGCTGCCCGCAGATGCGCAGCCTTTCGATGTGCTGGACGTCCCGCTGCTGGTGGAACTGGCATCGCTCAAAGAAGCCCTGCTCACCGGGCGCTTCAGCCTGACGGCGCCGCTTCAGGCGTTGTGCGAAGTGATCAACCATTACTGCTGTGATGTCCTGCTGGTTACCGGTCGCCCTTCCTGTTTTCCGGGTGTTCAGGCGTTACTGCGTTATCAGCAGCCGGTGCCGGTTAACCGTATTGTCTGGCTGGACAGTTATCAGATCCACGAACGCTTCCCTTTCGGTCAGCAGGGTCGGGTGGTGAATCCAAAATCCACCGCGGCGCTGGGTGCGATGCTTTGCAGTCTGGCGATGGATTTACGCCTGCCGGGTTTCAACTTTAAAACCGCCGATATACAGGCTTATTCCACCATCCGCTATCTGGGCGTGTTAGAGGGTAATCAGACCCTGAATGCAGAAAACGTCTGGTATGCGCAGGTGGATCTTGACTGCCCGACCGCGCGGCTGGATGAAAACCTGAGTTTCCCGGTGCGTGGCGATATTTGTCTGGGGTTCCGCCAGCTGGCTGATACACGCTGGCCGGCGACACCGCTGTATCAGCTGAAAATCAACACGCCGGCACTGGCAAAACGTATTGCGGGAGACGGCATTTTGCAGGTGCGGCTGCAATATGATCAGCAAAACGGCGGCTTCTCTCTGGCGCACGCCACAATGCAGGACGGCAGTCCGCTGCCGGAAGGGGCGGTAAGCCTGAAACTGAACACGCTCGCCAGCAGTTATAACGGCGAAAATCACTATTGGATCGACAGCGGGAACGTATACCTAAAATGA
- a CDS encoding virulence factor SrfC family protein, giving the protein MSQSDAMLNQLTEWVNDARAHSPRLDREADGLLARLMQLQQRQQQIVSLNDAPLTLGFYGSSVAGKHHMLKMIAAGGSDEVYVQLGENTLDYLRHINPDNLPPSMAVRFTEVVTPGVENFPLLLTLFCESELAQRLIRQYQASRQPRILSRSAITARLAELKLRRQPREIPGMTCGQFSSVVRCYHQSVRSTYHLDDALVWQMAELVPWLDLADRAILLSTLWGEHPALSSQWQQQARRLQNLGGVTQVLAPLSLVVDNMLLPNPGFLVPAAENTAELNNDVIVCPLRDGNTLTRMSLPQQDLVSLCAEITFTLSQPSSLTGVDILDIPAGQLPRYQECLQPDTVLICNAVAESQSLSPVARMLESWVEETQPQTQSALPRLVWAITPFDLRFTRGNHTDAAVQRYITQSGKRWGTLQALDQRDIACLIEWLSAAVNGVSREDRLRALQESLHQRIAAQFRRFISPENEQPGQRTEMMIRALQSQAAKQGDLIDRLMLPRDALYQCWQQQQQKNTGQPAALMMSVDLFDDADTAPDTAHQQDSFAADVFALWVNHVTQLGHNQATAGAAGLDATQLQTLCDTLITTAYRLGLADTLETTLAQQHGDAALAVTQAGNVVNDFVSWLGYDLADAGQRPQSRINKGAPIFAPAAQASAGMRPDSLGDDVIQGNARYIFDWLVALLTRAAENTQWEMADGLDEKHRSSLRRLLTA; this is encoded by the coding sequence ATGAGCCAGTCAGACGCCATGCTTAATCAACTCACTGAATGGGTAAACGATGCCCGTGCGCATTCCCCGCGTCTGGATCGGGAAGCGGACGGCCTGCTGGCGCGGTTAATGCAATTGCAGCAGCGCCAGCAACAGATCGTTTCTCTGAACGATGCACCGCTGACGCTGGGGTTTTACGGCAGCTCCGTTGCCGGTAAACACCACATGCTAAAAATGATTGCCGCCGGAGGGAGTGACGAGGTTTATGTGCAGCTGGGTGAAAACACGCTCGATTATCTGCGCCATATTAATCCCGATAATCTCCCGCCTTCGATGGCGGTTCGTTTCACCGAGGTCGTGACACCCGGAGTGGAAAACTTTCCGCTGCTGCTGACGCTGTTTTGTGAAAGTGAACTGGCACAGCGGCTGATTCGCCAGTATCAGGCTTCCCGCCAGCCGCGCATTCTGTCCCGCAGCGCCATCACTGCCAGACTGGCTGAACTGAAACTGCGCCGCCAGCCGCGTGAAATTCCGGGCATGACCTGCGGACAATTTTCATCGGTCGTCCGCTGTTATCATCAGTCGGTTCGAAGCACGTATCATCTGGATGATGCGCTGGTCTGGCAGATGGCTGAACTGGTTCCCTGGCTGGATCTGGCCGACCGGGCAATATTGCTTTCCACCCTGTGGGGAGAACACCCGGCACTGAGTTCGCAGTGGCAGCAGCAGGCACGCAGGTTGCAGAATTTAGGCGGAGTGACTCAGGTTCTGGCCCCGCTCAGTCTGGTCGTCGACAATATGCTGCTGCCAAACCCCGGTTTCCTGGTTCCCGCAGCGGAAAATACCGCAGAGCTGAATAACGACGTGATTGTCTGTCCGCTGCGTGATGGAAATACGCTGACACGTATGAGCCTCCCGCAACAGGATCTGGTCAGCCTGTGTGCCGAAATCACTTTCACACTGAGCCAGCCTTCTTCACTGACCGGCGTCGATATTCTGGACATCCCCGCCGGGCAGCTCCCCCGCTATCAGGAATGCCTGCAACCCGATACGGTGCTTATCTGCAACGCCGTCGCCGAAAGCCAGAGTCTGAGCCCGGTGGCACGTATGCTGGAAAGTTGGGTGGAGGAAACTCAGCCTCAGACACAGAGCGCGCTTCCGCGTCTGGTCTGGGCGATCACGCCTTTCGACCTGCGCTTTACCCGTGGCAATCACACCGACGCCGCCGTGCAGCGTTACATCACGCAATCGGGAAAACGCTGGGGTACATTACAGGCCCTCGATCAGCGCGATATCGCATGTCTGATCGAATGGCTGTCGGCGGCAGTCAACGGCGTATCGAGAGAGGACCGGCTTCGCGCCTTGCAGGAGAGTCTGCATCAGCGGATTGCCGCGCAGTTCCGCCGCTTTATCTCGCCGGAAAATGAACAACCGGGCCAGCGTACTGAAATGATGATCCGCGCCCTGCAATCTCAGGCGGCAAAACAAGGTGACCTGATTGACCGGCTGATGTTGCCACGCGACGCGCTTTATCAGTGCTGGCAGCAACAGCAGCAGAAAAATACCGGGCAGCCTGCAGCGCTGATGATGAGTGTCGATTTGTTTGACGACGCTGACACCGCTCCCGATACAGCACATCAGCAGGACAGCTTTGCGGCAGACGTTTTCGCCCTGTGGGTGAATCATGTGACTCAGCTTGGCCATAATCAGGCCACTGCCGGTGCCGCCGGGCTGGACGCCACTCAGCTTCAGACGCTGTGCGACACGCTGATCACCACGGCTTATCGCCTCGGACTGGCTGATACGCTGGAAACGACGCTTGCACAGCAACATGGCGATGCCGCACTGGCTGTCACTCAGGCGGGGAATGTCGTCAATGATTTTGTCAGCTGGCTGGGTTACGACCTGGCGGATGCCGGGCAGCGCCCGCAGAGCCGCATTAATAAGGGCGCACCGATTTTTGCGCCTGCTGCGCAGGCCAGTGCCGGAATGCGTCCGGATAGCCTCGGCGATGACGTGATACAGGGTAATGCCCGATACATTTTCGACTGGCTGGTCGCCCTGCTGACCCGCGCAGCAGAAAACACGCAGTGGGAAATGGCTGACGGGCTGGATGAAAAACACAGAAGTTCACTGCGCCGGTTGCTGACGGCATAA
- a CDS encoding ATP-binding protein codes for MAAAVYTATLHGQYKGPAPVVSLSSAQQKWLQQKGQLTMGITEPGYPPFDIINFENDYIGITADYASLISTALHLPVTVKVFGSRQEAMAALARNELDFLGTSNGFDQIDKNLVLSEAYAEDNPVFARRSDIPVRHSENLNGVSVAMVYNYLPSQWILEAYPDIKLKMYPSNFSAMGSVSFGQNDLFLGDNISAEFLSGRRVFNNITIERRATLPKTQFAFALNHENKTLLSLLNAVIQAVTPEQRQKILNHWGVKPQMIDKDNTVLFDEKELAWRDNHRVLRVALEDTNEPYSFFAAGGEPYGINADVLKEVAKISGFRLVWHKVGNGAQARELLEHGDVDLAVSVTDNLQPPPPGIRYSPTFYRDSYVVSSRLDSNINIDDIGDKPLRVAVVDKDPILKVIKNEYPQMVPVINEDAIAAFRMLRAKKVDIVVVSLAESVFMIDNFYKNRFKIDSVFTNQSLRLSIAMADNRPELLAIITKALSSIPPARMSELGNHWRGQTVIERNFWNKERQQLLYGLLLLVVFLIILLGWVYWLRNLIKQRDKAESKLNDQLTFMRDLIDGTPLPIYVRDCNGKLLLCNTSYYQQLNIPENTVLGKTVFDMQNVQDMNGGWAEELEETYLQVIETGESIISDRILRLAQNDYRIIHHWIMPYRTGKGEIIGVIGGWYDISERHKSMERLQTDKDQAVQASEAKSTFLTTMSHEIRTPMNVIIGMLELAVKKADAGIVDKYSLNIASGEAQGLLALIGDILDIERAESGYLSLNLQPENIGQLISSLCRLFEALARRKGLEFSLDIAGTLDYGVLIDPLRFKQIISNLLSNALKFTEQGKITVSAAAHVESAERLRLTITITDTGIGISNEDCQKLFSRFSRASNNKLSSQQSSGLGLLICKTLSEMMGGTLTLKSQPGQGTSAVVILPLQRSALPQSESLPATVTDIQASRRVLIVDDYAANREVLTFQLNSLGHHVTAAADGSEGLAAWRRGDVDFVITDCSMPVMDGYELTRRIRQEESTQNRLPVKIIGLTANAVNEERQKCLDAGMDKCLFKPVTLAMLAALFETQIEPEDVPSDDENEVDLSGLVALTNNDPGKLHPLLQTFISGIQQDTQQLQGASASGDSQTLAAIAHRIRGGAEMINAQAVIDACDTLEIVSENEENCDDAVSELLAALETLSARLKRHMS; via the coding sequence ATGGCTGCCGCAGTTTATACCGCCACGCTCCACGGGCAATATAAAGGCCCTGCCCCGGTTGTTTCACTCAGCAGCGCACAGCAGAAGTGGTTGCAGCAGAAAGGGCAGCTCACGATGGGGATTACCGAACCGGGCTACCCGCCTTTCGATATCATCAATTTTGAAAATGATTATATTGGTATCACCGCCGACTATGCTTCACTGATCTCCACCGCGCTGCACCTCCCGGTGACGGTGAAAGTTTTTGGCTCACGTCAGGAGGCGATGGCGGCGCTGGCGCGCAATGAACTCGACTTTCTCGGCACATCGAATGGCTTCGATCAGATAGACAAAAACCTCGTGTTATCTGAGGCTTATGCTGAAGACAATCCGGTCTTCGCCAGACGTTCTGACATTCCTGTGCGGCACAGTGAAAATCTGAACGGCGTCTCAGTGGCGATGGTGTACAACTATTTGCCTTCTCAGTGGATACTTGAAGCCTATCCCGACATTAAGCTGAAAATGTATCCCTCCAACTTCAGTGCGATGGGGTCAGTCTCCTTCGGGCAAAACGATCTTTTTCTTGGCGATAACATCAGTGCTGAATTTCTTTCGGGGCGACGAGTGTTCAATAACATCACCATTGAACGCAGGGCCACCCTGCCAAAGACCCAGTTCGCTTTTGCGCTAAACCACGAGAATAAAACTCTTTTATCGCTATTGAATGCGGTCATTCAGGCCGTCACTCCCGAACAGCGGCAGAAGATCCTCAATCACTGGGGGGTTAAGCCGCAGATGATTGATAAAGACAATACGGTTCTTTTCGATGAAAAAGAGCTGGCGTGGCGCGATAACCATCGGGTTTTACGGGTTGCCCTTGAAGATACCAATGAGCCTTACTCATTTTTTGCCGCAGGTGGCGAACCTTACGGGATCAATGCGGATGTACTGAAAGAAGTGGCGAAAATCAGCGGGTTCCGGCTGGTCTGGCATAAGGTCGGGAACGGTGCTCAGGCAAGAGAATTGCTGGAGCACGGTGATGTCGATCTTGCGGTGTCGGTCACCGATAACCTGCAACCGCCGCCGCCGGGCATCCGTTATTCCCCCACTTTTTATCGTGACAGCTACGTGGTTTCCAGCCGCTTAGACAGCAATATCAATATTGACGACATCGGGGATAAACCTTTACGGGTCGCGGTAGTGGACAAAGATCCCATCCTGAAAGTGATTAAAAATGAGTATCCGCAAATGGTGCCGGTGATCAATGAAGACGCCATAGCCGCTTTTCGTATGCTCAGGGCGAAAAAGGTCGACATCGTGGTGGTTTCACTGGCGGAGTCGGTGTTCATGATTGATAACTTCTACAAAAACCGGTTCAAAATCGACTCCGTGTTTACCAATCAGTCACTGCGTCTGAGCATTGCCATGGCTGATAACAGGCCAGAATTGCTGGCAATTATCACTAAGGCACTGTCCTCTATCCCGCCGGCAAGAATGAGCGAACTGGGCAATCACTGGCGCGGTCAGACGGTCATCGAGCGAAACTTCTGGAATAAAGAACGCCAGCAACTTCTGTACGGACTCCTGTTGCTGGTTGTTTTCCTCATCATCCTGCTGGGTTGGGTTTACTGGCTGCGTAACCTGATAAAGCAGCGGGATAAGGCCGAATCAAAGCTTAACGATCAGCTGACTTTCATGCGGGACCTGATTGATGGAACGCCGCTGCCTATCTATGTGCGTGACTGCAACGGTAAATTGCTCTTGTGCAATACCAGCTACTATCAGCAACTGAATATTCCAGAGAATACCGTGCTGGGTAAAACGGTCTTTGATATGCAGAATGTGCAGGATATGAACGGAGGATGGGCCGAGGAACTCGAAGAAACCTATCTGCAGGTGATCGAAACGGGAGAAAGCATTATCAGTGACCGGATCCTGCGGCTCGCCCAAAATGATTACCGCATTATTCACCACTGGATCATGCCTTACCGGACCGGAAAGGGTGAGATTATCGGCGTCATCGGCGGCTGGTATGACATCAGCGAACGTCACAAAAGTATGGAGCGTTTGCAGACCGATAAAGATCAGGCCGTGCAGGCCAGCGAAGCAAAATCAACCTTCCTGACCACCATGAGCCACGAAATCCGCACGCCGATGAACGTCATTATCGGGATGCTGGAACTGGCGGTGAAAAAAGCCGATGCAGGCATTGTTGATAAATACTCCCTGAATATTGCGTCGGGTGAAGCCCAGGGTTTACTGGCGCTGATTGGGGATATTCTCGATATTGAACGTGCTGAAAGCGGCTACCTTTCGCTGAACCTGCAACCGGAAAATATCGGTCAGCTCATCTCCTCCCTGTGCCGGTTATTCGAAGCGCTGGCCAGACGTAAGGGTCTGGAATTCAGTTTAGACATCGCCGGAACGCTGGATTATGGCGTACTGATAGATCCTCTGAGATTTAAACAGATCATCTCCAACCTGCTCAGCAATGCGCTGAAATTCACCGAACAGGGCAAAATCACTGTCAGTGCGGCTGCCCATGTGGAAAGCGCAGAGCGCCTGCGACTGACAATAACGATTACCGATACCGGTATCGGAATTTCAAACGAAGACTGTCAGAAACTTTTCTCCCGCTTCTCACGTGCGTCCAATAATAAACTGTCCTCTCAGCAAAGCTCGGGGCTGGGTCTGCTCATCTGCAAAACGTTAAGCGAAATGATGGGCGGGACGCTGACGCTTAAAAGCCAGCCAGGACAGGGCACTTCGGCGGTCGTGATATTGCCATTGCAGCGCAGTGCGCTGCCACAATCAGAAAGCCTGCCAGCGACGGTCACAGACATTCAGGCATCGCGGCGGGTGCTGATTGTCGATGATTACGCGGCCAACCGGGAAGTGCTGACGTTCCAGCTGAACTCACTGGGTCATCATGTGACGGCAGCCGCTGACGGCAGCGAAGGGCTGGCGGCGTGGCGGCGTGGAGATGTCGACTTCGTGATCACTGACTGCAGTATGCCGGTGATGGATGGCTATGAACTGACCCGCCGGATACGTCAGGAAGAAAGCACACAGAATAGATTGCCGGTAAAAATAATCGGCTTAACGGCAAACGCCGTCAATGAAGAACGGCAGAAATGCCTCGATGCCGGTATGGATAAGTGTCTGTTTAAACCCGTGACACTGGCGATGCTGGCCGCGCTTTTTGAGACTCAAATTGAACCCGAAGACGTACCGTCTGATGATGAAAATGAGGTGGATTTAAGCGGGCTGGTCGCGCTGACCAATAACGATCCCGGTAAACTTCATCCTCTTTTACAGACGTTTATTTCCGGTATTCAGCAGGACACACAACAACTTCAGGGCGCGTCGGCCTCCGGCGATAGTCAGACGCTGGCGGCCATTGCTCACCGCATCCGCGGTGGCGCTGAGATGATCAACGCGCAGGCCGTCATTGATGCCTGCGATACGTTGGAAATTGTGAGCGAGAACGAGGAAAACTGCGACGATGCCGTCAGTGAGTTGCTCGCCGCCCTTGAAACCTTGTCTGCCAGACTGAAAAGGCACATGAGTTAA
- a CDS encoding response regulator transcription factor produces MRKAIIVDDHPFILATVRMLVINAGFQVVAECDNGIEALQQCESLQPDLLVLDLGIPGLGGLEVIRHLRERKNACKIVVLTSQNSEQFTLPCIQAGASGYVSKNDNLSMLTDVINAVMSGYSLFPQVSAATGETTAAGTEKLARLSHREMLVMKYLINGLSNKEIAETLSLSEKTISTYKTRLYTKLNVSNLLELADVASHYENT; encoded by the coding sequence GTGCGTAAAGCAATTATTGTTGATGACCATCCTTTCATTCTGGCAACGGTCAGGATGCTGGTCATCAATGCTGGATTTCAGGTTGTCGCTGAGTGTGACAACGGTATTGAGGCCTTACAGCAATGCGAGTCACTGCAACCTGATTTGCTGGTGCTGGATTTAGGCATTCCCGGACTGGGCGGACTGGAGGTGATCCGCCACTTACGCGAGCGTAAAAACGCCTGCAAAATCGTCGTGCTGACCTCCCAAAACAGCGAGCAGTTCACCTTGCCCTGCATCCAGGCGGGAGCGTCCGGTTATGTGTCGAAGAACGATAACCTTTCGATGCTAACGGACGTCATCAATGCCGTGATGTCGGGTTATTCATTATTTCCGCAAGTCTCTGCCGCCACCGGCGAAACGACGGCAGCGGGGACGGAGAAACTGGCCCGTCTGTCGCACCGTGAAATGCTGGTGATGAAATACCTCATCAATGGCCTGAGTAACAAAGAAATCGCTGAAACATTGTCACTGAGCGAGAAGACCATCAGCACCTATAAAACCCGGTTATACACCAAGTTAAATGTCAGCAATTTACTCGAACTGGCTGACGTCGCCAGCCATTATGAGAATACGTAA
- a CDS encoding Fic/DOC family protein, which translates to MSRYHVSSNEGQYEKDSGEQVLANKLGITASEEMDEAELVLLEQLYQSVFEEQFPEGQLSVALLKSWHRRWLGNIYEWAGQERAVNISKGGFMFAPSAQLPKLLNEFDSKYLAQYTPCSGMNEEQLITTIAITHVELILIHPFREGNGRLSRLLADVMAVQGGYKSLDYQSWEQNKSQYISAIHAGMSMDYEPMKHWVRKALKRF; encoded by the coding sequence ATGAGCCGATACCATGTATCCAGTAATGAAGGCCAGTATGAGAAAGACTCTGGCGAGCAGGTTTTGGCTAATAAACTGGGTATCACTGCTTCCGAGGAGATGGATGAAGCGGAACTTGTCCTGTTAGAACAACTCTACCAGTCCGTTTTTGAAGAACAGTTCCCGGAAGGGCAGCTAAGCGTAGCCCTGCTAAAAAGCTGGCACCGCCGCTGGTTAGGTAACATCTACGAGTGGGCTGGACAAGAAAGAGCGGTCAATATCAGCAAAGGCGGCTTTATGTTTGCCCCTTCAGCGCAGTTGCCAAAACTGCTGAACGAATTCGACAGCAAATATCTGGCTCAATACACACCGTGTAGCGGCATGAACGAAGAACAACTTATCACCACTATCGCCATCACCCACGTCGAGCTGATACTTATCCATCCATTCAGAGAGGGAAACGGACGCCTGTCGCGACTGCTAGCCGACGTGATGGCCGTTCAGGGAGGATACAAATCGCTGGATTATCAAAGCTGGGAGCAAAACAAATCCCAGTACATCTCGGCTATCCATGCAGGTATGTCGATGGACTACGAGCCGATGAAACACTGGGTCAGAAAAGCATTAAAAAGGTTTTAA
- a CDS encoding restriction endonuclease subunit S, giving the protein MVKNIGDACNIRTGKLDANRAVKNGDYPFFTCAEFPEKIDHYAFDGDVVLIAGNNARGNFHVSRYQGKFNAYQRTYVLTAKPGYDIDYIYYALKLELKRLREKAQGSQTKFLTMPILTSISLRDLVESEQSTVSKVLKILDKKIALNNRINAELETMAKTLYDYWFVQFDFPDSNGKPYKTSGGKMVYNATLKREIPAGWCTIRLNELLQNRADSIVSIAIDGNVPYTPIDVLPMKKMSYGDAYSSERANTSLIKYRRDDILIGAMRVYFHRVCIAPFDGVTRTTTLVLRPKKKDFLPYIYQVCNEENTINIAVKLSVGTQQPYVNWENSLENLKVAYPEDDSLIQKYSSAIGGIVKEVISREKESTKLRELRDWLLPLLMNGQVTVK; this is encoded by the coding sequence ATGGTTAAAAATATTGGTGATGCCTGTAATATTCGCACAGGTAAACTTGATGCAAATCGGGCAGTGAAAAATGGTGATTATCCATTTTTTACGTGCGCTGAGTTCCCAGAGAAAATCGATCACTATGCATTTGATGGTGATGTGGTACTTATCGCTGGTAATAATGCAAGAGGTAATTTTCACGTAAGTAGGTATCAAGGGAAGTTTAATGCATATCAACGAACCTACGTGCTTACAGCTAAACCTGGTTATGATATTGATTATATTTATTATGCTTTAAAGCTTGAACTAAAGCGGTTGCGAGAAAAAGCGCAGGGGTCGCAAACAAAGTTTCTGACTATGCCGATTTTGACCAGCATTTCATTACGAGATCTTGTTGAATCTGAACAGTCGACAGTTTCAAAAGTATTAAAGATACTGGATAAAAAAATCGCTCTCAACAATCGCATCAACGCCGAACTGGAAACGATGGCTAAAACGCTGTACGACTACTGGTTTGTGCAGTTTGATTTCCCTGATTCCAACGGAAAACCGTATAAAACCTCCGGTGGGAAGATGGTGTATAACGCCACGCTGAAACGTGAAATTCCGGCGGGCTGGTGCACAATACGGTTAAATGAGTTATTGCAAAATCGTGCTGATTCCATCGTTTCTATCGCAATTGACGGTAATGTACCTTATACGCCCATAGATGTATTGCCAATGAAGAAAATGAGTTATGGTGATGCTTACTCTTCGGAACGAGCCAATACAAGCCTTATAAAATATAGAAGAGATGATATACTTATTGGTGCTATGAGGGTTTATTTTCATCGAGTGTGCATTGCACCATTCGATGGTGTTACTAGAACGACTACACTTGTTCTAAGGCCAAAAAAAAAGGATTTTCTCCCTTATATTTACCAAGTATGTAATGAAGAGAACACGATTAACATAGCAGTAAAATTATCTGTTGGCACACAACAGCCTTATGTTAATTGGGAGAATTCTTTGGAGAATTTAAAAGTAGCCTACCCTGAAGATGACTCTTTGATACAAAAATACTCTTCTGCGATAGGTGGCATCGTCAAAGAGGTCATCTCTCGTGAAAAGGAGAGTACGAAATTGAGAGAACTTCGCGATTGGCTCCTCCCTCTGCTTATGAACGGGCAGGTCACGGTCAAATAA